The following coding sequences lie in one Oncorhynchus nerka isolate Pitt River linkage group LG14, Oner_Uvic_2.0, whole genome shotgun sequence genomic window:
- the LOC115141222 gene encoding complement C3 produces MLVGNLLCLAGLAVALSLPTLSDGAALQVLSAPNLLRVGSNENIFVESQDHAGGPLNVKIMVKNHPTQSKELVSKSVVLDQANNFQAMAQLVIPEGDHFVDDPKQKQYVVLQAQFPDRLLEKVVLVSFQSGYIFIQTDKTIYTPASTVHYRVFSMTPGLEPLTREIFEDKEVAKNKEIAVSVEIMTPENITIFREIVNPDKGVKSGQFKLPDIVSFGTWHVVTRFQSTPQKTFSSEFEVKEYVLPSFEVSLTPAKAFFYVDDNDLTVDITARYLYGKEVTGTGYVVFGVITTDNEKKSFPASLQRVEIKEGKGVACLKKEHITQTFPKIHDLVKQSIFVSVSVLTEGGGEMVEAEKRGIQIVTSPYTILFKRTPKYFKPGMPFDVSVYITNPDNSPAIGVEVEVTPDNAKGVTRANGFAKIPLNTVASATELVITVKTKDPAILGNRQAEATMKALPYRTSTKNFLHVGVDSNELKIGDPIKIDLNLGPTPIQNHDLTYMFLSRGQLVKVGRFKRQGNALVTLSVPVSKELLPSFRIVAYYHVGAADLVADSVWVDIKVSCMGSLKVTSTRPKASYEPRRAFSLTITGDPGAKVGLVAVDKGVYVLNSKHRLTQTKIWDTIEKHDTGCTAGGGADNMGVFYDAGLVFETNTAKGTGIRTDPSCPVSSRRRRAVTISDVITSMASKYNGLAKECCVDGMRDNTMGYTCDRRAQYITDGDVCVQAFLVCCTEMASKKIESKQDALLLSRSEEDDDDAYMRSEDIVSRSQFPESWMWEDTNLPECPAQNKHCESTSVIRNNFLKDSITTWQITAISLSKTHGICVADPFEMIVLKEFFIDLKLPYSAVRNEQLEVKAILHNYSEDPIIVRVELMENGEVCSSASKKGKYRQEVNMDPMSTRVVPYVIIPMKLGLHSIEVKASVKNSGSNDGVKRDLRVVAEGVLVKKETNVLLNPVKHGGEQTSHIPSGVPRNQVPNSDADTLISVTAGEQTSVLVEQAISGDSLGSLIVQPVGCGEQNMIYMTLPVIATHYLDNTKKWEDIGLDKRNTAIKYVNIGYQRQLAYRKEDGSYAAWVSRQSSTWLTAYVVKVFAMSSTLISVQENVLCTAVKWLILNTQQPDGIFNEFAPVIHAEMTGNVRGSDSDASMTAFVLIAMQEASSVCEQSVNSLPGSMAKAVAYLEKRLPHLTNPYAVAMTSYALANAGKPNKETLLKFASPQLDHWPVPGGYQYTLEATSYALLALVKVKAFEEAGPIVRWLNKQKKVGGGYGSTQSTIMVFQAVAEYWSHVKDLKDFDLNINLEVAGRASATKWSINNKNQFHTRTDKVNSIDKDLTVKASGNGEATLSVVTLYYALPEEKDSDCESFDLSVTLTKMDKTSHEDAKESFMLTIEVLYKNSERDATMSILDIGLLTGFIVDTDDLNQLSKGRERYIEKFEMDKVLSERGSLILYLDKVSHKLEDRISFKIHRVQEVGVLQPAAVSVYEYYNQKHCVKFYHPQREGGTLSRLCLGDVCTCAEESCSMQKKGEPDVQRIDKACGAGLDYVYKATVVDSKLTTHTDTYTVKIDLVIKPGTDEGVEGKNRDFMGLAYCREALGLMQGKTYMIMGKSEDLHRVEDKGLLQYKYVLGEQTWIEYWPSQQECTSRNYREVCLGIDEFINQITTFGCPV; encoded by the coding sequence ATGTTGGTCGGCAACTTGCTGTGTCTGGCCGGTCTGGCTGTAGCCCTCTCCTTACCTACCTTGTCTGATGGAGCTGCACTACAAGTGTTGTCagctcctaacctgctgcgtgtGGGCAGTAATGAGAACATCTTTGTGGAATCTCAGGACCATGCAGGAGGTCCCCTGAATGTTAAGATCATGGTGAAGAACCACCCTACGCAGAGCAAAGAGCTAGTCTCTAAATCAGTGGTTCTGGATCAAGCAAACAACTTCCAGGCTATGGCACAACTGGTCATCCCAGAGGGGGACCACTTTGTGGATGACCCCAAGCAGAAGCAGTATGTGGTCCTGCAGGCCCAGTTCCCTGACCGCCTCCTGGAGAAGGTTGTCCTGGTCTCCTTCCAGTCTGGATACATTTTCATCCAGACTGACAAGACCATTTACACTCCGGCCAGCACCGTCCACTACAGAGTGTTCTCTATGACTCCAGGCCTGGAGCCTCTGACCAGGGAGATATTTGAGGACAAGGAGGTCGCCAAGAACAAAGAGATCGCAGTCTCTGTGGAGATCATGACTCCTGAAAACATCACCATCTTCAGGGAGATCGTCAACCCAGACAAGGGAGTCAAATCTGGACAGTTCAAACTCCCTGACATCGTCAGTTTCGGGACATGGCATGTAGTCACGAGGTTCCAGAGCACACCTCAAAAGACCTTCTCATCTGAATTTGAGGTCAAGGAGTATGTTCTGCCCAGCTTCGAGGTTAGTCTGACCCCAGCTAAAGCCTTCTTTTACGTCGACGACAATGACCTGACTGTTGACATCACTGCCAGGTATCTATACGGTAAGGAAGTGACAGGGACAGGCTATGTGGTGTTTGGTGTCATCACAACAGATAACGAGAAAAAGAGTTTCCCTGCCTCTCTGCAGAGAGTAGAGATCAAAGAAGGTAAAGGAGTGGCTTGTCTGAAAAAGGAACACATCACACAGACTTTCCCCAAAATCCATGATCTGGTCAAACAGTCCATCTTCGTATCAGTCAGCGTGTTAACAGAGGGTGGGGGTGAAATggtagaggcagagaagagagggatccaGATTGTCACTTCGCCATACACCATCCTTTTCAAGAGAACGCCCAAATACTTCAAACCTGGCATGCCCTTTGACGTCTCTGTTTACATTACGAATCCCGACAACTCTCCAGCCATTGGAGTGGAGGTTGAGGTGACTCCAGATAATGCTAAAGGGGTGACCAGGGCCAACGGTTTTGCAAAAATACCACTTAACACTGTGGCATCAGCCACAGAGCTGGTAATCACTGTGAAGACCAAGGACCCGGCGATCCTCGGCAACAGACAGGCGGAGGCCACCATGAAGGCTCTCCCCTACAGAACTTCCACCAAGAACTTTCTCCATGTCGGGGTTGACTCTAATGAGCTGAAGATAGGAGACCCCATTAAGATTGATCTGAACCTGGGACCCACCCCCATACAAAACCATGACCTTACATACATGTTCCTGAGTAGAGGTCAGCTGGTGAAAGTGGGCCGATTTAAAAGACAGGGCAACGCGCTGGTAACACTCTCAGTGCCTGTCTCCAAGGAGCTGCTTCCGTCGTTCCGCATCGTAGCGTACTACCATGTGGGAGCAGCTGACCTGGTGGCAGACTCTGTCTGGGTTGACATCAAGGTCTCCTGCATGGGATCACTGAAAGTGACATCGACCAGGCCCAAGGCATCCTATGAGCCTCGTAGGGCTTTCAGTCTGACCATCACTGGAGACCCGGGAGCGAAAGTAGGGCTGGTGGCTGTAGACAAGGGAGTCTACGTTCTCAACAGCAAACACCGTCTCACACAGACCAAGATCTGGGACACCATAGAGAAGCATGATACAGGCTGTACAGCTGGAGGGGGAGCAGACAATATGGGGGTGTTCTACGATGCTGGTCTGGTATTTGAGACCAACACTGCTAAAGGGACTGGGATcagaacagaccccagctgtccTGTTAGTTCTAGGCGGAGACGAGCAGTGACCATCAGTGACGTCATCACTAGTATGGCCAGTAAGTACAATGGTCTGGCCAAGGAGTGTTGTGTGGACGGGATGAGGGACAACACCATGGGATATACCTGTGACAGacgggcccagtacatcacagatgGGGACGTCTGCGTCCAAGCCTTCCTTGTCTGCTGCACTGAGATGGCCTCCAAGAAGATAGAATCCAAACAGGATGCACTGCTGCTCTCACGcagtgaggaggatgatgatgatgcgtACATGCGGTCTGAAGACATTGTGTCTCGTAGTCAGTTCCCTGAAAGCTGGATGTGGGAGGACACCAATCTTCCTGAATGCCCTGCCCAAAACAAGCACTGTGAGTCCACATCTGTAATAAGGAACAACTTCTTAAAGGATTCCATCACCACCTGGCAAATAACAGCCATCAGCCTGTCTAAAACTCATGGCATCTGTGTGGCAGATCCGTTTGAGATGATAGTTCTAAAGGAGTTCTTCATCGACCTCAAGCTGCCCTACTCAGCCGTCCGCAATGAACAGCTGGAGGTCAAAGCAATCCTCCACAACTACAGCGAAGACCCCATCATTGTGCGTGTGGAGCTGATGGAGAACGGTGAGGTGTGCAGCTCGGCAAGCAAGAAGGGTAAGTACAGGCAGGAAGTGAACATGGACCCCATGTCCACCCGGGTTGTCCCCTATGTCATCATCCCTATGAAGCTGGGCTTGCACTCCATTGAGGTCAAGGCATCTGTGAAAAACTCTGGCAGCAATGACGGGGTGAAGAGGGATCTGCGTGTTGTGGCTGAGGGAGTGCTGGTCAAGAAGGAAACCAACGTACTCCTGAACCCGGTTAAACATGGTGGTGAGCAGACGTCACACATACCCAGTGGAGTGCCCCGAAACCAGGTGCCAAACTCTGATGCTGACACACTGATCAGTGTGACAGCTGGAGAGCAGACCAGTGTGCTGGTGGAGCAGGCCATCAGTGGAGACTCTCTGGGCAGTCTGATAGTTCAGCCAGTCGGGTGTGGGGAACAGAACATGATCTACATGACCCTGCCTGTCATTGCTACACACTACTTGGACAACACCAAAAAGTGGGAGGATATTGGCCTGGACAAACGGAACACAGCCATCAAGTACGTCAACATTGGTTACCAACGTCAGCTAGCCTACCGTAAAGAAGATGGCTCCTACGCTGCCTGGGTCAGCAGACAGAGCAGCACCTGGCTGACAGCATACGTGGTGAAGGTGTTTGCCATGTCCAGTACATTAATCAGTGTTCAGGAAAACGTGCTCTGTACTGCTGTCAAGTGGCTGATCCTGAACACACAACAGCCAGATGGCATCTTCAATGAGTTTGCTCCTGTCATTCACGCAGAGATGACGGGTAACGTGAGGGGTTCGGACAGTGACGCCTCCATGACAGCTTTTGTTCTCATCGCCATGCAGGAAGCAAGCTCAGTGTGTGAGCAGTCTGTCAACAGCCTACCAGGCAGTATGGCTAAGGCAGTAGCGTACCTCGAGAAGCGTCTGCCCCACCTGACTAACCCTTATGCTGTAGCTATGACCTCCTATGCTCTGGCCAATGCAGGGAAACCTAACAAGGAGACCCTACTGAAATTCGCCTCTCCACAGCTGGACCACTGGCCAGTCCCTGGTGGTTACCAGTACACGCTGGAGGCCACGTCGTACGCCCTGCTTGCCCTGGTCAAGGTGAAGGCCTTCGAAGAGGCCGGCCCCATAGTCAGGTGGCTCAACAAGCAGAAGAAGGTGGGAGGGGGATACGGATCCACACAGTCCACCATCATGGTGTTCCAGGCTGTGGCTGAGTATTGGAGCCACGTGAAGGACCTGAAAGACTTTGACTTGAACATCAACCTAGAGGTGGCCGGCAGGGCATCAGCCACCAAGTGGTCCATCAACAACAAGAACCAGTTCCACACTCGTACAGACAAGGTCAACTCCATAGACAAGGACTTGACTGTAAAAGCCTCAGGAAATGGTGAGGCGACCTTGTCGGTGGTGACATTGTACTATGCCCTGCCAGAGGAAAAGGACAGTGACTGTGAAAGCTTTGACCTCTCTGTCACCCTCACTAAGATGGACAAAACAAGTCACGAGGACGCCAAAGAGTCATTTATGCTGACTATTGAGGTGTTGTATAAGAACTCAGAGAGAGATGCGACCATGTCTATTCTGGACATCGGCTTGCTGACCGGCTTCATTGTGGACACAGACGATCTGAATCAGTTGTCCAAGGGGAGGGAGCGCTACATAGAGAAGTTTGAGATGGACAAAGTTCTGTCTGAAAGAGGATCTCTCATCCTATATCTGGACAAGGTGTCTCATAAGTTAGAAGACAGAATATCCTTTAAGATCCACAGAGTACAGGAAGTGGGAGTTCTACAGCCAGCTGCCGTCTCTGTATATGAATACTACAACCAGAAGCACTGTGTGAAGTTCTACCACCCACAGAGGGAGGGTGGTACTCTGAGCAGACTGTGTCTTGGAGACGTGTGTACGTGTGCGGAAGAGAGCTGCAGTATGCAGAAGAAAGGTGAGCCAGATGTCCAACGCATAGACAAAGCTTGCGGCGCGGGACTGGATTACGTTTACAAAGCCACGGTGGTGGACTCGAAGctgaccacacacacagatacttaCACCGTGAAGATCGATTTGGTCATCAAGCCAGGTACTGACGAGGGAGTGGAGGGGAAGAATCGTGACTTCATGGGACTGGCTTACTGTAGAGAAGCTCTGGGTCTAATGCAGGGGAAAACATACATGATTATGGGGAAGTCTGAAGACCTGCACAGAGTGGAGGATAAAGGACTGTTGCAGTACAAGTATGTCTTAGGTGAACAGACATGGATAGAGTACTGGCCCTCACAACAAGAGTGCACATCCAGAAACTACAGAGAAGTCTGTCTGGGCATTGATGAGTTCATCAACCAGATCACAACCTTCGGCTGCCCTGTTTAG